In Armatimonadia bacterium, the following are encoded in one genomic region:
- a CDS encoding FAD-binding oxidoreductase, producing the protein MRVRTDPDALAEFATDESGIFQAEEIEAVYYPQSEEELADAIVKANAEGSLATLSGGGTGITGGRVAIHGGLVISTQDLREPRARDLPRYEVEQYGKKYAIYVDGAAREAYVPAGISLEMLATLLPKDLLYPPDPTEKTAFMGGTIATNASGARTFYYGPTRDWVIGLRLVLPTGERMAIKRGEVTARDGMLTFQSEAGTGYAVRVPTYQVPEVKNAAGLYAAPDMDLVDLFIGCEGLLGVVTEVQVRLVHKPESIVGEIAFFAEEEQALGFVDDLRQAAREGTMQVLAIEYFDEHCLQFMEHEAVEKTAGAAVYTEIAGTLDDIDPLMEALEAHESAQDWFAETEDDRQEQKAFRHSLPEGINSYLRRQGTQKLGTDLVVPAEYFREMIEHYHAAGEAFAQEYPREGQHYLMFGHIGNYHLHVNFVPHNADELRCAKGLYAGLARRAVSLGGTISGEHGVGKKTILMDGEELPYLEIMYGKEGLLEIARVKRVLDPNLILNVGNMVPREYLLEV; encoded by the coding sequence ATGAGAGTCCGCACTGACCCCGACGCACTCGCAGAGTTCGCCACCGACGAGAGTGGCATCTTCCAGGCCGAGGAGATCGAGGCCGTCTACTACCCCCAGTCCGAGGAGGAGCTGGCCGACGCCATCGTCAAGGCCAACGCCGAGGGCAGTCTCGCCACACTCTCCGGCGGCGGAACTGGGATCACAGGTGGCCGAGTTGCCATCCACGGGGGCCTGGTCATCTCCACCCAGGACCTGCGCGAACCTAGGGCGCGAGACCTCCCACGCTACGAGGTGGAGCAGTACGGCAAGAAGTACGCCATCTATGTGGATGGGGCGGCACGGGAGGCCTACGTGCCTGCCGGTATCTCGCTGGAGATGCTGGCGACGCTGCTGCCGAAGGATCTGCTCTACCCGCCCGATCCGACTGAGAAGACGGCCTTCATGGGCGGCACGATTGCGACCAACGCCTCCGGGGCTCGCACCTTCTACTATGGCCCGACGCGTGACTGGGTGATCGGGCTGCGGCTGGTGCTCCCGACCGGCGAGAGGATGGCCATCAAGAGGGGAGAGGTGACGGCCCGGGACGGCATGCTCACCTTCCAGTCTGAGGCCGGGACCGGGTATGCGGTAAGGGTGCCCACCTACCAGGTGCCGGAGGTGAAGAACGCGGCGGGGCTCTATGCAGCACCCGACATGGACCTGGTGGACCTGTTCATTGGCTGCGAGGGACTGCTGGGTGTCGTGACCGAGGTGCAGGTGCGGCTTGTGCACAAGCCGGAGAGCATCGTCGGTGAGATCGCCTTCTTCGCGGAAGAGGAGCAGGCACTGGGCTTCGTCGATGACCTGCGTCAGGCGGCTCGCGAAGGCACCATGCAGGTCCTGGCGATCGAGTACTTCGATGAGCACTGCCTGCAATTCATGGAGCACGAAGCGGTCGAGAAGACGGCCGGAGCAGCCGTCTACACGGAGATCGCGGGAACGCTCGACGACATTGACCCGCTGATGGAGGCCCTGGAGGCTCACGAAAGCGCGCAGGACTGGTTCGCCGAGACCGAGGACGACCGCCAGGAGCAGAAGGCCTTCCGCCATTCGCTGCCGGAGGGCATCAACAGCTACCTGCGCCGTCAGGGCACGCAGAAGCTCGGCACCGACCTCGTGGTTCCCGCCGAGTACTTCCGCGAGATGATCGAGCACTACCACGCTGCCGGCGAGGCTTTCGCTCAGGAGTACCCCCGAGAGGGCCAGCACTACCTCATGTTCGGCCATATCGGGAACTACCATCTACACGTGAACTTCGTGCCCCACAACGCCGACGAACTGCGCTGCGCCAAGGGACTGTACGCGGGTCTCGCTCGGCGTGCAGTGTCTCTTGGCGGCACGATCTCCGGCGAGCACGGAGTGGGCAAGAAGACGATCCTCATGGACGGCGAGGAGCTGCCCTACCTGGAGATCATGTACGGCAAGGAGGGGCTACTCGAGATTGCGCGTGTGAAGCGCGTTCTTGACCCGAATCTCATTCTCAATGTGGGCAACATGGTGCCGCGCGAGTACCTGCTTGAGGTCTGA
- a CDS encoding SMP-30/gluconolactonase/LRE family protein, whose amino-acid sequence MIPELIADYQCGCGEGPMWHPLEKRVYWVDIPTGRLFRYDPATGHHEMCFQGDQIGGFTIQEDGALLLFMNHGAIRLWRGGELQTLVEEIAEEKETRFNDVIADPEGRVFCGTMPTKERLGRLYRLDRDGSLRIVLEEVGCSNGMGFTPDRKAMYYTDSRVQRIYRFDYNRATGELSNQTLFVQTPEDEGVPDGMTVDAEGYVWTAKWDGSCLVRYAPNGTEERRVTFPAKQVSSVVFGGEQYQDTYVTTAGGTKKETNGPGAGALFRVSMGIRGVPEFYSRIAV is encoded by the coding sequence ATGATTCCCGAACTGATTGCTGACTATCAATGCGGCTGCGGCGAGGGCCCAATGTGGCACCCGCTGGAGAAGCGCGTGTACTGGGTCGACATTCCGACAGGCCGACTCTTCCGCTATGATCCTGCCACCGGTCACCACGAAATGTGCTTCCAGGGGGACCAGATCGGCGGCTTCACGATCCAGGAAGACGGCGCGCTGCTGCTCTTCATGAATCACGGAGCTATCCGCCTGTGGCGAGGAGGGGAACTGCAGACGCTGGTCGAGGAGATCGCTGAGGAGAAGGAGACGCGCTTCAACGACGTGATCGCCGACCCGGAGGGCCGGGTGTTCTGCGGAACCATGCCGACGAAGGAGCGTCTCGGCCGCCTCTACCGGCTGGACCGTGACGGCTCGCTGCGGATCGTCCTGGAGGAAGTCGGCTGCTCCAACGGGATGGGCTTCACGCCGGACCGCAAGGCCATGTACTACACGGACTCAAGGGTGCAGCGGATCTACCGGTTCGACTACAACCGCGCGACCGGTGAGCTGAGTAACCAGACGCTGTTCGTGCAGACGCCGGAGGACGAGGGAGTTCCCGATGGCATGACCGTCGACGCCGAAGGGTACGTATGGACCGCCAAGTGGGACGGGAGCTGCCTTGTGCGGTACGCTCCCAACGGAACCGAGGAGCGACGCGTCACCTTCCCGGCCAAGCAGGTCTCCAGCGTGGTCTTCGGGGGCGAACAGTACCAGGACACGTACGTGACGACAGCGGGCGGCACCAAGAAGGAGACCAACGGTCCGGGAGCCGGCGCGCTGTTCCGGGTCAGCATGGGCATCCGTGGAGTGCCGGAGTTCTACTCCCGCATCGCTGTCTGA